One window from the genome of Salvia splendens isolate huo1 chromosome 9, SspV2, whole genome shotgun sequence encodes:
- the LOC121748260 gene encoding protein WVD2-like 7, with the protein MGDSACLMHGFSYTGAPIPNQSWQGNPKSFLGESVSFGRFVSEPLSWDKWSTFPHKKYVEEAASYAQPGSVAEKKAFFEAHYKKIAAQKAAAEAEAEAAALLERENHANAERVVENAADDTKTNVLTTGNEDLEKRVSVSLSENFDADSCLEGSETPQMERPLLKGSCVGNEDTSSATSKKKHGLSSLKSSIRRKTWRVPSTPATPHIKKENNVISQSAKKSIVGSTDKKRQSHKSLRGLINLVPIDKEPVSVAKKAAIFSTTPKDCRTPIMQAAKDVAKYPAATPRSDNRRMKTPIDTCDNGSKTAAPKWQILSTVYTKSLTACRNKLQSPASSTPFMLRTEERAARRKQKLEEKFNANEEQKVQLQKTLKEKAGNEIRKLSYSFCFKARPLPEFYKERETSVRPMNKTPAMRPQTAVLGRSSSKKHVTVSVPMPCPSPPPKSSTKIVASSKKKAAKPSKLLTASLPQRITHENRSPNIQH; encoded by the exons GGAAACCCCAAGAGTTTTCTTGGTGAGTCAGTTTCATTTGGAAGGTTTGTGAGTGAGCCCTTATCATGGGATAAATGGTCCACCTTTCCACACAAGAAATATGTGGAGGAGGCGGCGAGCTACGCTCAGCCGGGCTCTGTGGCCGAGAAGAAGGCTTTCTTTGAGGCTCATTACAAGAAAATTGCTGCTCAAAAAGCTGCTGCCGAAGCTGAAGCTGAAGCTGCTGCCTTACTTGAGAGAGAAAATCATGCTAATGCTGAGAGAGTTGTTGAAAATGCTGCTGATGATACTAAAACTAATGTATTAACCACAGGCAATGAGGACTTAGAGAAGAGGGTTTCAGTTAGCCTATCTGAAAATTTTGATGCAGATTCATGTTTAGAGGGGAGTGAAACTCCACAAATGGAAAGGCCTTTGTTGAAG GGGAGTTGTGTTGGTAATGAGGATACCTCGTCTGCAACCAGCAAGAAAAAGCATGGTTTATCTTCGCTCAAGTCATCAATTAGGCGCAAGACGTGGAGAGTTCCATCCACACCAGCTACACCTCAtatcaagaaagaaaacaatGTGATCAGTCAAAGTGCTAAGAAATCTATTGTGGGATCCACGGATAAGAAGAGGCAGTCTCACAAGTCTTTGCGCGGATTGATCAATTTGGTTCCGATTGATAAGGAGCCTGTTTCTGTAGCCAAGAAAGCTGCAATTTTCTCAACAACACCTAAAGATTGCAGGACTCCAATTATG CAAGCTGCAAAAGATGTGGCCAAGTATCCTGCAGCAACACCTCGATCAGACAACCGAAG GATGAAAACACCAattgatacatgtgataatggAAGCAAAACTGCTGCTCCTAAATGGCAAATTTTGTCTACTGT TTACACGAAGTCATTGACGGCCTGTCGGAACAAATTACAGTCACCAGCTTCGTCTACTCCGTTTATGCTGAGGACAGAAGAAAGAGCTGCAAGGAGAAAACAG AAACTCGAGGAGAAATTCAATGCCAACGAGGAGCAAAAGGTACAGCTGCAGAAGACATTAAAG GAAAAAGCAGGAAATGAGATTAGAAAACTGAGTTATAGCTTCTGCTTCAAAGCTCGGCCATTGCCCGAGTTTTACAAGGAAAGAGAAACCTCAGTACGTCCGATGAACAAG ACTCCAGCAATGCGACCTCAGACAGCAGTACTAGGAAGAAGCAGTTCAAAGAAGCATGTCACTGTCTCAGTGCCAATGCCATGTCCGTCTCCGCCTCCAAAATCTTCCACCAAGATTGTTGCTTCATCAAAAAAGAAGGCTGCAAAACCAAGCAAGCTTCTTACTGCTTCACTGCCGCAAAGAATTACACATGAGAACAGATCACCAAATATCCAGCATTGA
- the LOC121749098 gene encoding uncharacterized protein LOC121749098 → MVRTYPILSDRKQRGREELASPPTAGLFAKISSKPTNHSKFTGKCGRSKCNDCHVHPASKSEDKVKGAHKMRSSSDVVSNYRLITWRVVDSASGFKVSGFSATGILDYLDRVDDYDYEYEGEGVDHEHAHFDVGFNGSYDHGMGTYDYGMGSHGVEIEEIDGCDDSSHGDDDVVDDDDRMSFCEVGFIWQAVDGDESWCLVEEI, encoded by the coding sequence ATGGTCCGAACCTATCCGATCTTGTCTGATCGCAAGCAGAGAGGCCGTGAGGAGCTAGCCTCGCCCCCGACTGCCGGCCTCTTTGCCAAGATCTCCTCCAAGCCCACCAACCACTCCAAGTTCACGGGGAAGTGCGGCCGCTCCAAGTGCAACGATTGCCATGTGCATCCGGCATCCAAGTCCGAGGACAAGGTCAAGGGAGCTCACAAAATGCGTTCTTCCTCAGATGTCGTGTCTAACTACAGACTTATCACATGGCGGGTGGTGGATTCTGCATCCGGTTTCAAGGTGTCGGGGTTTTCTGCAACGGGCATTTTGGACTATTTGGATCGCGTGGATGATTATGATTATGAGTATGAAGGTGAGGGTGTTGATCATGAGCATGCTCATTTTGATGTTGGTTTTAATGGAAGTTATGATCATGGCATGGGAACTTATGATTATGGGATGGGATCTCATGGTGTGGAGATTGAAGAAATTGATGGCTGTGATGATAGCAGTcatggtgatgatgatgttgttgatgatgatgatagaaTGAGTTTCTGTGAGGTGGGATTTATTTGGCAAGCTGTTGATGGAGATGAAAGCTGGTGTTTGGTGGAAGAAATTTGA
- the LOC121748261 gene encoding cystinosin homolog isoform X2 — MASWNSAHLEVLYNVLGWLAFVSWSISFYPQVILNFRRKSVVGLNFDFVLLNLTKHSSYLIYNASLFFSSTVQRQYREKFGLNEVIIPDFRLVMIIFIMGFSICLFMFWCFPLQMIPVAANDVAFSVHAVLLTVFTLAQIVMYDRGNQKVSKTAAVLVSVAWLAAAVCVFVSIPRHSWFWLVSCFNTIQVVMTVIKYIPQVYLNYRRKSTIGFSIGNILLDFFGGITNYFQMVVQSIDQNSWINFYGNIGKTMISLVSILFDILFMVQHYILYPASKRTSDNPISEAK; from the exons ATGGCGTCTTGGAATTCAGCTCACCTCGAGGTTCTCTACAATGTTTTGGGATGGCTCGCTTTCGTCTCTTGGTCCATCAGCTTCTACCCTCAAGTTATCTTGAATTTCCGCCGCAAAAG TGTGGTGGGGctgaattttgattttgtgcTGCTCAATTTGACGAAGCACTCCTCCTATCTCATCTACAATGCTTCCCTCTTCTTCAGCTCCACTGTGCAGCGCCAGTACCGCGAGAAATTCGGTTTGAATGAGGTTATAATACCTGATTTTAGATTGGTAATGATCATTTTTATCATGGGGTTTTCgatttgtttgtttatgttttgGTGTTTCCCATTGCAGATGATACCTGTTGCTGCTAATGATGTGGCTTTCTCTGTTCATGCTGTTTTGCTCACTGTTTTTACCCTGGCTCAGATTGTAATGTATGAT CGAGGGAACCAGAAAGTTTCGAAAACTGCTGCAGTACTTGTTTCTGTTGCATGGTTAGCTGCTGCAGTTTGTGTTTTCGTGTCTATACCAAGACATTCCTGGTTTTGGCTGGTGTCGTGCTTCAA TACTATTCAGGTTGTAATGACTGTAATCAAATACATTCCTCAG GTTTACTTAAATTATCGTCGAAAGAGCACAATTGGGTTTAGCATTGGCAACATATTGCTTGATTTCTTTGGAGGGATAACCAACTATTTTCAGATGGTCGTCCAATCCATAGATCAAA ATTCCTGGATCAACTTCTATGGGAACATCGGGAAGACGATGATATCACTG GTGTCTATCCTGTTCGACATTCTCTTCATGGTTCAGCACTACATTCTGTATCCTGCCAGCAAGAGGACTTCTGATAATCCTATCTCG GAAGCAAAATGA
- the LOC121748261 gene encoding cystinosin homolog isoform X1, translating into MASWNSAHLEVLYNVLGWLAFVSWSISFYPQVILNFRRKSVVGLNFDFVLLNLTKHSSYLIYNASLFFSSTVQRQYREKFGLNEVIIPDFRLVMIIFIMGFSICLFMFWCFPLQMIPVAANDVAFSVHAVLLTVFTLAQIVMYDRGNQKVSKTAAVLVSVAWLAAAVCVFVSIPRHSWFWLVSCFNTIQVVMTVIKYIPQVYLNYRRKSTIGFSIGNILLDFFGGITNYFQMVVQSIDQNSWINFYGNIGKTMISLVSILFDILFMVQHYILYPASKRTSDNPISLGEEASQVTKEESHSVDV; encoded by the exons ATGGCGTCTTGGAATTCAGCTCACCTCGAGGTTCTCTACAATGTTTTGGGATGGCTCGCTTTCGTCTCTTGGTCCATCAGCTTCTACCCTCAAGTTATCTTGAATTTCCGCCGCAAAAG TGTGGTGGGGctgaattttgattttgtgcTGCTCAATTTGACGAAGCACTCCTCCTATCTCATCTACAATGCTTCCCTCTTCTTCAGCTCCACTGTGCAGCGCCAGTACCGCGAGAAATTCGGTTTGAATGAGGTTATAATACCTGATTTTAGATTGGTAATGATCATTTTTATCATGGGGTTTTCgatttgtttgtttatgttttgGTGTTTCCCATTGCAGATGATACCTGTTGCTGCTAATGATGTGGCTTTCTCTGTTCATGCTGTTTTGCTCACTGTTTTTACCCTGGCTCAGATTGTAATGTATGAT CGAGGGAACCAGAAAGTTTCGAAAACTGCTGCAGTACTTGTTTCTGTTGCATGGTTAGCTGCTGCAGTTTGTGTTTTCGTGTCTATACCAAGACATTCCTGGTTTTGGCTGGTGTCGTGCTTCAA TACTATTCAGGTTGTAATGACTGTAATCAAATACATTCCTCAG GTTTACTTAAATTATCGTCGAAAGAGCACAATTGGGTTTAGCATTGGCAACATATTGCTTGATTTCTTTGGAGGGATAACCAACTATTTTCAGATGGTCGTCCAATCCATAGATCAAA ATTCCTGGATCAACTTCTATGGGAACATCGGGAAGACGATGATATCACTG GTGTCTATCCTGTTCGACATTCTCTTCATGGTTCAGCACTACATTCTGTATCCTGCCAGCAAGAGGACTTCTGATAATCCTATCTCG TTAGGAGAAGAAGCCTCACAAGTGACAAAGGAAGAGTCACATAGTGTAGATGTATAG
- the LOC121748261 gene encoding cystinosin homolog isoform X3, which translates to MASWNSAHLEVLYNVLGWLAFVSWSISFYPQVILNFRRKSVVGLNFDFVLLNLTKHSSYLIYNASLFFSSTVQRQYREKFGLNEMIPVAANDVAFSVHAVLLTVFTLAQIVMYDRGNQKVSKTAAVLVSVAWLAAAVCVFVSIPRHSWFWLVSCFNTIQVVMTVIKYIPQVYLNYRRKSTIGFSIGNILLDFFGGITNYFQMVVQSIDQNSWINFYGNIGKTMISLVSILFDILFMVQHYILYPASKRTSDNPISVSNEPLLGTSDDPLSESV; encoded by the exons ATGGCGTCTTGGAATTCAGCTCACCTCGAGGTTCTCTACAATGTTTTGGGATGGCTCGCTTTCGTCTCTTGGTCCATCAGCTTCTACCCTCAAGTTATCTTGAATTTCCGCCGCAAAAG TGTGGTGGGGctgaattttgattttgtgcTGCTCAATTTGACGAAGCACTCCTCCTATCTCATCTACAATGCTTCCCTCTTCTTCAGCTCCACTGTGCAGCGCCAGTACCGCGAGAAATTCGGTTTGAATGAG ATGATACCTGTTGCTGCTAATGATGTGGCTTTCTCTGTTCATGCTGTTTTGCTCACTGTTTTTACCCTGGCTCAGATTGTAATGTATGAT CGAGGGAACCAGAAAGTTTCGAAAACTGCTGCAGTACTTGTTTCTGTTGCATGGTTAGCTGCTGCAGTTTGTGTTTTCGTGTCTATACCAAGACATTCCTGGTTTTGGCTGGTGTCGTGCTTCAA TACTATTCAGGTTGTAATGACTGTAATCAAATACATTCCTCAG GTTTACTTAAATTATCGTCGAAAGAGCACAATTGGGTTTAGCATTGGCAACATATTGCTTGATTTCTTTGGAGGGATAACCAACTATTTTCAGATGGTCGTCCAATCCATAGATCAAA ATTCCTGGATCAACTTCTATGGGAACATCGGGAAGACGATGATATCACTG GTGTCTATCCTGTTCGACATTCTCTTCATGGTTCAGCACTACATTCTGTATCCTGCCAGCAAGAGGACTTCTGATAATCCTATCTCGGTAAGCAATGAGCCACTACTCGGAACCTCTGACGACCCTCTCTCTGAGAGTGTGTAA
- the LOC121748262 gene encoding succinate dehydrogenase [ubiquinone] iron-sulfur subunit 2, mitochondrial-like gives MATGLVRRAITRVPALSPAARAFIYREHASEAAAAAAQQAKPSSTPKTFQIYRWNPDTPQKPDLQNYEIDLKECGPMVLDALIKIKNEVDPTLTFRRSCREGICGSCAMNIDGRNGLACLTKITSGGPTMITPLPHMFVIKDLVVDMTNFYNQYKSIEPWLKRKSPPENPGKENLQTKEDRKKLDGMYECILCACCSTSCPSYWWNPESYLGPAALLHANRWIMDSRDEYTKERLDAINDEFKLYRCHTILNCAKACPKGLNPGMQIQNIKRLERTN, from the exons ATGGCGACTGGATTGGTTCGACGAGCGATAACAAGGGTTCCGGCTTTGTCACCGGCGGCCAGAGCTTTCATCTACAGAGAACACGCatcggaggcggcggcggcggcggcgcagcAGGCGAAACCTAGCTCCACCCCCAAAACCTTCCAAATCTACCGATGGAATCCGGATACGCCTCAGAAGCCCGACCTTCAGAATTATGAAATCGACCTCAAGGAGTGTGGCCCCATGGTCCTCGACGCCCTTATTAAGATTAAGAACGAGGTCGATCCAACCCTAACCTTCCGCCGCTCCTGTCGCGAGGGGATCTGCGGTTCGTGCGCGATGAACATCGACGGCCGGAACGGTCTCGCCTGTCTCACGAAGATAACCTCCGGCGGACCGACTATGATCACGCCGCTGCCGCACATGTTCGTGATTAAGGATTTGGTGGTCGATATGACCAACTTCTACAACCAGTACAAGTCGATTGAACCGTGGCTGAAGAGGAAGAGCCCGCCGGAGAACCCGGGCAAGGAGAATCTGCAGACCAAGGAGGATCGGAAGAAGCTGGATGGGATGTACGAGTGCATTCTTTGCGCCTGCTGTAGCACATCCTGCCCTAGCTACTGGTGGAACCCCGAGTCTTACTTGGGCCCCGCTGCGCTGCTTCACGCCAACAG ATGGATAATGGACAGTCGAGATGAATACACAAAGGAGCGCCTGGATGCCATTAACGATGAGTTCAAGCTGTATCGGTGCCATACGATCTTGAATTGTGCTAAAGCTTGCCCCAAGGGACTCAATCCTGGTATGCAAATCCAGAACATCAAGAGACTCGAGCGCACAAATTAG
- the LOC121747866 gene encoding protein NOI4-like: MASGKKGKPLPKFGEWDVNNPASADGFTAIFAKARDEKKGKNTGGGPGQSNKEPARSRSRSSTQSTQSYEPNKKKWLCCFS, from the exons ATGGCATCT GGCAAAAAGGGTAAGCCGTTGCCAAAATTTGGTGAGTGGGACGTGAACAACCCTGCCTCGGCTGATGGATTTACGGCCATCTTTGCCAAGGCTAGGGATGAAAAGAAGGGCAAGAACACCGGCGGAGGCCCTGGCCAGTCCAACAAGGAACCGGCTCGGTCGCGATCACGGTCGTCGACCCAATCCACCCAATCTTATGAACCTAACAAG AAAAAGTGGCTTTGCTGTTTCTCATAA
- the LOC121749099 gene encoding stellacyanin-like, whose translation MAFNSAFLLVAVATSFCFLNLPLSRCTEFDVGELRGWAVPPSNDTDLYDNWASEKRFKVDDTIRFKYKKDSVMEVKKGDYKECNSSRPNFFSNTGNTIYTLNRTGFFYFISGSTGHCEMGQRMIVWVVAQDASGATSPAPISSAINALFFISFLISLVFFF comes from the exons ATGGCGTTCAACTCAGCCTTTCTGCTCGTGGCAGTCGCTACCTCGTTCTGTTTCCTGAACCTGCCATTGTCTCGTTGTACCGAGTTCGATGTTGGAGAGCTCCGCGGTTGGGCCGTTCCGCCTTCCAACGACACCGATTTGTACGACAATTGGGCTTCCGAGAAGAGGTTTAAGGTTGACGACACCATAA GATTCAAATACAAGAAAGACTCAGTGATGGAGGTGAAGAAAGGAGATTACAAAGAGTGCAACTCGAGCCGGCCCAACTTCTTTTCCAACACGGGCAACACCATCTACACTCTTAACCGGACCGGTTTTTTCTACTTCATTAGCGGCTCGACCGGCCACTGCGAGATGGGGCAGCGTATGATCGTCTGGGTTGTGGCGCAGGATGCTTCCGGTGCAACCTCTCCTGCTCCCATTTCAAGCGCTATCAACGCCTTGTTTTTCATCTCCTTTCTCATTAGCCTAGTATTTTTCTTTTAG
- the LOC121746859 gene encoding uncharacterized membrane protein At3g27390-like, giving the protein MEPPTGLWASLWNFIRFLPFFIGLLILGLLKGIVMFPVIFLIITFGISVIILGLLPIHCFYTYYCVLSTKQFGPGLKLMLYFCIPVFVIAWPPIGIACAVFGGAAYGLLAPMFATFQAIEEGKTDKFYHCVCDGISSTLKGSFTIIRDFLDVCFFSYFSIMDELRCQEPAEGKYYEIRLLYVPQALIAGVLGAFFDFPVISIIALCKSPYMLFKGWHRLFHDCIGREGPFLETICVPFAGLAILLWPLAVVGAVLGSIVSSIFLGAYAAVIVYQERSFWYGLCYIVASVSIYDEYSNDILDMPEGSCFPRPQYRKKSKMPQHTSSSVSNSRPGSFKKALSRTSSLMAPMVELKPLELADALFEECRRQGGAMASEGMITLEDIEDDKNDKSGGGVLSVGLPAYCILQALLRSAKADITGILLSDNVTEITSSNRPSDKFFEWFLNPLVIIKDQIKADKLSEEEEQYLGKLVLLSGDPVRLKNSTIGLVPKSEIRQAELDAIARRLRGITKSITRYPTFRRRFDDSTKCILDEIAMKNEESGKSGSRNPLPLRKSKSMFGRIFSQKSFNGRSNDHNGTLQENRTASERDVEIG; this is encoded by the exons ATGGAACCCCCAACGGGGTTGTGGGCTTCTTTGTGGAATTTCATACGTTTCTTGCCTTTCTTCATTGGCCTTCTCATTCTGGGACTTCTCAAAG GCATTGTGATGTTCCCAGTGATATTTCTTATCATCACATTTGGAATCTCTGTGATAATACTTGGTCTGTTGCCTATTCACTGCTTTTATACCTATTATTGCGTTTTGAG CACAAAGCAATTTGGTCCCGGTTTGAAGCTCATGCTCTACTTTTGCATTCCCGTCTTTGTTATAGCATGGCCGCCCATTGGAATTGCCTGTGCAGTCTTTGGTGGTGCAGCTTATGGCCTGCTTGCACCGATGTTTGCCACCTTCCAGGCAATAGAGGAAGGGAAAACAGACAAATTCTATCACTGTGTTTGT GATGGAATTTCGAGCACTCTGAAAGGAAGCTTCACTATCATCAGAGACTTTTTAGATGtttgtttcttttcttatttctcAATCATGGATGAGCTACGTTGTCAAGAGCCTGCTGAAGGAAAATATTATGAGATTAG ATTGCTGTATGTTCCCCAAGCTCTTATAGCTGGGGTACTTGGTGCATTTTTTGATTTTCCAGTGATCTCCATTATAGCCCTCTGTAAGAGTCCCTACATGCTTTTCAAGGGTTGGCATCGCTTGTTTCATGATTGCATCGGACGTGAAGGACCATTCTTGGAGACTATTTGTGTGCCATTCGCTGGCCTGGCCATTCTACTCTGGCCTTTGGCTGTTGTAGGGGCAGTATTGGGCTCCATTGTGTCGAGCATCTTCTTGGGTGCTTATGCTGCTGTGATCGTCTATCAG GAGAGGTCTTTCTGGTATGGGTTGTGTTATATTGTTGCATCGGTTTCTATTTATGATGAATACAGCAATGATATCCTCGACATGCCTGAAGGGTCCTGCTTTCCTAG ACCACAATATAGAAAGAAATCAAAGATGCCTCAACACACTTCCTCATCTGTTTCTAATTCAAGGCCCGGATCTTTCAAAAAGGCACTCTCACGTACGAGCTCTCTAATGGCACCTATGGTCGAGTTGAAGCCTCTTGAG TTGGCTGATGCCTTGTTTGAGGAGTGCCGGCGTCAGGGTGGAGCGATGGCTTCGGAAGGGATGATAACCTTAGAAGATATCGAGGATGACAAGAACGACAAATCTGGTGGCGGAGTGCTAAGCGTTGGCTTACCTGCCTATTGCATTCTTCAAGCACTTCTACGCTCAGCAAAAGCCGACATAACTGGCATATTGCTAA GCGACAACGTGACTGAAATAACTTCATCAAATAGGCCCTCAGACAAGTTTTTCGAGTGGTTTCTTAATCCGCTCGTGATCATCAAAGACCAGATCAAAGCCGACAAACTTTCTGAGGAAGAGGAGCAATACCTTGGCAAGTTGGTTTTACTGAGTGGAGATCCGGTAAGATTGAAGAACTCGACCATTGGCTTAGTTCCTAAATCCGAGATTAGACAAGCCGAACTTGATGCTATTGCTCGAAG ACTCCGAGGAATCACTAAATCGATAACAAGATATCCAACGTTTAGACGTCGTTTTGATGATAGTACAAAGTGCATTCTTGACGAGATTGCTATGAAGAACGAAGAAAGCGGAAAATCTGGCAGCCGTAATCCTTTGCCTCTGCGAAAATCGAAAAGCATGTTCGGGAGGATTTTCAGCCAGAAATCTTTCAATGGAAGATCGAATGATCATAATGGCACTTTGCAAGAGAACCGAACGGCCTCTGAGAGAGATGTAGAAATCGGATGA